The Lampris incognitus isolate fLamInc1 chromosome 7, fLamInc1.hap2, whole genome shotgun sequence genome window below encodes:
- the sertad3 gene encoding SERTA domain-containing protein 3 yields the protein MMTRGQKRKLPAGDIEISDGNSAAWENQRQFVFYVSLNKYQRGQELPEPSLRRSVLIANTLRQMTLEHAPSVNTEVLPSSPNTASSLQMRQSVSPRMAEPYSQPTEMFPSNHSGVVNDSLAASNHQTVLSDCSSNRFQATYLSSASAFPLCMEEDDDGGDDNDERWGSISPDPDFSLSAAISSILTALDSTMEGSPGISLPQAAPRTPLRSLENLSGSEGDAAGAKPGVKGHWSSWECQEDCRGAESSLEGMRSSYLGNLAVDDLFQDIDTSLMEQDMAALEVRGGGAFSRGGSAEVQASPLLLFHLLHSASPPSCLSTIA from the coding sequence ATGATGACAAGAGGGCAGAAGCGTAAACTCCCGGCGGGGGACATTGAGATTTCAGACGGGAATAGTGCCGCATGGGAGAACCAACGCCAGTTTGTGTTTTATGTTTCCCTGAACAAGTACCAACGAGGCCAGGAGTTACCCGAACCCAGCCTCCGGCGATCGGTTTTAATTGCCAACACACTCCGGCAAATGACACTTGAGCACGCGCCGTCTGTCAACACAGAAGTGTTGCCATCATCGCCTAATACTGCATCCTCGCTCCAGATGAGGCAGAGTGTCTCTCCTAGGATGGCAGAGCCATACAGTCAACCAACAGAAATGTTTCCCAGCAACCACTCAGGAGTAGTCAACGACTCCTTAGCAGCGTCAAACCACCAGACAGTTTTATCAGACTGTTCTTCAAATAGATTTCAAGCAACCTATCTCTCAAGTGCATCAGCTTTCCCTTTGTGTATGGAAgaggatgatgatggtggtgatgataatgatgaaCGCTGGGGGTCCATATCCCCTGATCCCGATTTTTCTCTCTCGGCGGCCATTTCCTCCATCCTCACCGCACTGGACTCCACCATGGAAGGAAGCCCTGGTATCTCCTTGCCTCAGGCAGCTCCGCGGACGCCTCTGAGGTCCTTAGAAAACTTGTCAGGTTCTGAAGGAGATGCAGCGGGGGCAAAACCAGGGGTGAAAGGTCACTGGAGTAGCTGggagtgccaggaggactgccgtggTGCAGAGAGCAGCCTTGAGGGGATGAGGTCCAGTTATCTTGGCAACTTGGCCGTAGACGACCTGTTCCAGGATATAGACACATCCCTGATGGAGCAGGATATGGCAGCGCTGGAGGTGAGGGGAGGCGGGGCATTCAGCCGGGGTGGATCTGCTGAGGTGCAAGCCTCCCCTCTCCTTTTGTTTCACCTCCTCCACTCCGCTTCCCCGCCTTCTTGTCTCTCAACCATAGCGTGA